CGTCCCCTATATCGACTGGACGCCCTTCCTGCAGACCTACGAGTTCAAGGGCCGCTATCCGGCGATCCTCGACGACCCCGAGCAGGGGCCGGCCGCCCGCGCCCTGTTCGAGGACGCGCAAGCCATGCTGCGCCAGATCGTCGAGGAGCGCTGGTTCAACCCGAAGGCGGTGATCGGCTTCTGGCCGGCCAACGCGGTCGGCGACGACATCCGGCTGTTCACCGGCGAGAGCCGGACCGACACGCTCGCCACCTTCCACGGCCTGCGCCAGCAGCTCTCGAAGCGCGACGGGCGGCCCAATACCTGCCTGTCGGACTTCGTGGCGCCGGCCGAGAGCGGGCTGCCCGACTATGTCGGCGGCTTCGTGGTCACGGCGGGCCTGGAGGAGGTGCGGATCGCCGAGCGCTTCGAGCGCCAGAACGACGATTACAAGTCGATCCTGGTCAAGGCGCTCGCCGACCGCATCGCCGAGGCCTTCGCCGAGCGGATGCACGAGCGGGTGCGGCGGGAATTCTGGGCCTATGCGGCCGACGAGACCTATTCCCCGGCGGACCTCGTCACCGAGCCCTATGCCGGCATCCGCCCGGCCCCGGGCTACCCGGCCCAGCCCGACCACACCGAGAAGGTCACGCTGTTCGACCTGCTCCAGGCCGAGCCGCGGATCGGCGTCAAGCTCACCGAATCCTACGCGATGTGGCCGGGCTCCTCGGTCTCGGGCCTCTACCTCGCCCATCCGGACGCGCATTACTTCGGCGTCGCCAAGGTGGAGCGCGACCAGGTCGAGGATTACGCCGCCCGCAAGGGGATGGACGTTGCCGAGGTCGAGCGCTGGCTCGGCCCGGTGCTGAACTACGACACGGCGCGGTATCGCGTGGCGGCGGAGTAGGGGGCGGACTGGGGCCTACGGTGCCGCGGCGGGAACCTGCCGCTGCGGCATGCACTTGCGTCGGGACTCGTCCGGCTCCATCTTGGACATGAACCCCGGAGGCGCGCATGGGTGAGATCGCGAAGCTGTTCTGGGCCGACGGCGCACAGGCCGTGCGCCTGCCCGAGGGGTGGCGCCTCGAAGGCGAGGCGGTGCAGGTACGCCGCGAGGGCAATGCGGTGATCTTGGAGCCGATGCCGGGAAACTGGGATTGGCTGAAAGCTCTCGTTGGTCCGGTTGATAATGATTTCGAGGCGGCCGTTGCTGAGCAGCCACCGCTGCCGGACAGCGACATGTCCGATGTCTTTCCGTGATTTACCTCCTCGACTCTAATGCCGTGATCGGCCTGTTGAAGGGGCATGCTGGGCTTTGGGCCCGGGTCAATCAGCAAAAAGATACAGATATCGTTTTCTCAAGTGTCGTTGCACACGAACTCTTCTATGGAGCGTTCCGTAGCCAGCATCGAGCAGCCTCCCTCGCTCGCGTCGATGCCTTGCGGTTTCCGATCCTGCCTTTCGACGCCTCCGATGCCCGCCGGGCTGGGGAAGTGCGAGCGTCTCTGGCAGCTATCGGTACGCCGATCGGTCCCTACGACGTGCTGATCGCCGGACAGGCCAGCCAGCGAGGCTTGGTGCTGGTGACGCATAATCTGCGAGAGTTCCGCCGCGTCCCTGGTCTCGCGGTGGAGGACTGGGAAGCCGCAGACCTTGCCACATGACCCGGGCTTGACCGCCGCGCCCGCCCCGGCTCAAAGCTGGGCTTGAGGATGCGGGAAGGATCGGGGATGCGGACAGGACCAGGGAGGCTCGCCCTCGTCGCCGTGGCGGGCGCCGTCGCGGCGGCGGCCGGCTGCACCGAATTCTCCTACATCTCGAAGACCTATGTCGGCCTCCAGCCGCAGGTGGTCACGATCGGCTGCAACGACCCCTACGAGGTCTACGATCAGCGCCAGCAGCGCAAGGTCCTGATCGTCTCGAACAACCTGCGGGAGATCACCGGCTGCGGCCTGGAGGGCAAGGACCCGGCGCTCACCCGCCGGCGCCGCTTCTCGGAGGCCGCCGCGACCTATCTCAAGGAGACGGCGCGGGAGACCTGCACCATCGTCGG
This sequence is a window from Methylobacterium sp. SyP6R. Protein-coding genes within it:
- a CDS encoding antitoxin; this encodes MGEIAKLFWADGAQAVRLPEGWRLEGEAVQVRREGNAVILEPMPGNWDWLKALVGPVDNDFEAAVAEQPPLPDSDMSDVFP
- a CDS encoding type II toxin-antitoxin system VapC family toxin, whose protein sequence is MIYLLDSNAVIGLLKGHAGLWARVNQQKDTDIVFSSVVAHELFYGAFRSQHRAASLARVDALRFPILPFDASDARRAGEVRASLAAIGTPIGPYDVLIAGQASQRGLVLVTHNLREFRRVPGLAVEDWEAADLAT